The following are encoded in a window of Corythoichthys intestinalis isolate RoL2023-P3 chromosome 8, ASM3026506v1, whole genome shotgun sequence genomic DNA:
- the LOC130920292 gene encoding beta-2-glycoprotein 1-like produces the protein MNSCSFLLRMDYILNVLLLGNFFTLVTTQEGNACLMPVLDANIETVAQKRYFGPGETLVLSCKLGYTSTMGPRRIVCIENGTWTSTKFTCIAKRCPYPYPLSNGELQYEDTVYQSTINYTCHEGYTLSGPKSATCQADGTWSNSVPKCKPVSCGLAPIPKFGLIDYNKIVKGNTTYFGTFGRYKCLPPYVLIGSPHAECTASGNWTKTPECRVVRCPPPENIFNGYMSNNDQRNFNFMETVQYGCNGDFMLEGTFQIVCQKNGDWSEKPSCKAPCSIGINRGRILYNGNKLWIGDFNPNRVFHNDIVSVYCLDKGRKCGYAVSTQCIDGKLKIPDCYEEPSGIDYTFHSGSLPSEIKQC, from the exons ATGAATTCTTGCTCTTTTCTTCTCAGGATGGACTACATTCTCAATGTGTTGCTTCTAGGAAACTTTTTTACCCTTGTGACAACACAAGAAGGCAATG CATGTTTAATGCCAGTGCTGGATGCCAACATTGAAACAGTGGCGCAGAAGAGATACTTTGGCCCCGGTGAAACGTTAGTGCTGTCTTGTAAACTGGGATACACTTCCACGATGGGCCCTCGGCGTATTGTATGTATTGAGAATGGAACGTGGACTTCAACCAAATTCACATGCATCG CAAAGCGTTGTCCATATCCTTACCCGCTGTCCAATGGAGAACTTCAATATGAGGATACAGTGTACCAGAGTACAATCAACTATACCTGTCATGAAGG GTACACGTTGTCTGGACCTAAGAGTGCTACATGCCAAGCTGATGGAACGTGGAGCAATTCAGTGCCAAAGTGCAAAC CTGTGTCTTGTGGTCTCGCTCCAATCCCGAAGTTTGGTCTTATCGATTACAACAAAATAGTCAAAGGAAACACAACTTATTTCGGTACCTTTGGGAGGTATAAGTGCCTCCCTCCGTATGTCCTAATTGGTAGCCCTCATGCAGAGTGCACGGCCAGTGGCAATTGGACCAAGACACCTGAATGTCGAG TGGTCCGATGCCCTCCACCAGAGAACATTTTCAATGGTTACATGTCCAACAATGACCAGAGAAATTTTAACTTCATGGAGACAGTGCAGTATGGCTGCAACGGTGACTTTATGCTGGAAGGAACCTTTCAAATTGTTTGCCAGAAAAATGGAGATTGGTCTGAAAAACCATCCTGTAAAG CTCCTTGCAGCATTGGCATAAACAGAGGAAGAATATTATACAATGGCAACAAACTCTGGATTGGAGACTTCAACCCTAACAGAGTTTTCCATAATGACATTGTGTCAGTCTACTGCTTGGACAAGGGGAGGAAGTGCGGCTATGCTGTGTCAACTCAGTGCATCGATGGAAAACTCAAAATCCCTGACTGCTATGAAG AGCCAAGCGGAATTGATTATACCTTTCATTCTGGTTCACTTCCTTCTGAAATCAAGCAGTGCTGA